In a single window of the Flavobacterium sp. W4I14 genome:
- a CDS encoding acyl carrier protein phosphodiesterase (product_source=COG3124; cog=COG3124; pfam=PF04336) yields the protein MNFLSHYYFDRTNNDANVVMGTVLPDLIKNAAKEANLYPQKNEFLFKGNPDEENLLFGWKRHLAVDLLFHSSNFFLEKTTELKQLIKPIVENTAVRPSFLAHIGLELLLDHLLVTHNLVQVNHFYDKLEAVKKESLSDFLEHCNLKNPEVFFNFLAEFISSKYLLSYQKIENISYALNRICMRLWPETLNEKQLQQLTFELGIFKTVLEKDYMDIFEEIEGKLDL from the coding sequence ATGAACTTTTTATCCCATTATTATTTCGACCGGACAAATAATGATGCCAATGTGGTAATGGGAACGGTTTTGCCAGACCTGATTAAAAATGCTGCTAAAGAGGCAAATTTATACCCACAGAAGAATGAATTCCTGTTTAAAGGAAATCCTGATGAAGAAAACCTGCTTTTTGGATGGAAAAGACATTTAGCGGTCGACCTGCTTTTTCATTCCTCTAATTTTTTTCTTGAGAAAACCACTGAGCTTAAGCAGCTCATTAAGCCCATTGTAGAAAATACTGCGGTCCGCCCATCATTCCTCGCACACATTGGCTTAGAACTTTTATTGGATCATTTATTGGTAACGCATAATCTGGTTCAGGTGAATCATTTTTATGATAAACTCGAAGCGGTAAAAAAAGAATCATTAAGCGATTTTCTGGAGCATTGTAACCTGAAAAATCCAGAAGTATTCTTCAACTTTCTAGCAGAGTTCATTAGCAGTAAATACCTATTGAGTTACCAAAAAATCGAAAATATCAGCTATGCCCTTAACAGGATCTGCATGCGTTTGTGGCCAGAAACGTTAAATGAAAAGCAGTTGCAGCAGCTAACTTTTGAACTTGGGATTTTTAAAACCGTTCTAGAAAAAGATTACATGGACATTTTTGAGGAGATTGAGGGGAAATTAGACTTGTAA
- a CDS encoding NAD-dependent DNA ligase (product_source=TIGR00575; cath_funfam=1.10.287.610,3.30.470.30; cog=COG0272; pfam=PF01653; smart=SM00532; superfamily=56091; tigrfam=TIGR00575) has translation MPLSAIQKEMDALVAELNQHNYNYYVLAMPTIGDYEFDKKLKHLAELEKANPDFADPNSPTQRVGGDITKNFITVNHKYPMLSLGNTYNEQDLRDFDERIRKAIGDNFEYVCELKFDGLSISLTYENGKLLRAVTRGDGTKGDDVTNNVKTIHTIPHQIRSAVAPEHFEIRGEIFMHKAAFLRLNAAREELGEIPYANPRNFASGTIKMQDSKEVAKRPLDGFIYFLYTDKNEFKTHWESLNAVKDWGFHVCEHNRLVSNIDAVLEFIHHWENERFKLSYDIDGIVIKVNSYAQQQELGFTSKSPRWAISYKYKAAEVETVLEKVTYQVGRTGAVTAGCQFKTCFIGRHHG, from the coding sequence ATGCCCTTATCTGCTATACAAAAAGAAATGGATGCCCTGGTGGCCGAATTAAACCAGCACAATTATAATTATTATGTGCTGGCCATGCCTACCATTGGCGATTATGAGTTTGATAAAAAATTGAAGCACCTCGCCGAGCTCGAAAAAGCAAATCCTGACTTTGCCGATCCAAATTCGCCTACGCAGCGTGTTGGCGGCGATATCACCAAAAATTTCATCACTGTAAACCATAAATACCCCATGTTATCGTTGGGAAATACGTATAATGAGCAGGATCTCCGCGATTTTGATGAACGTATCCGTAAAGCAATTGGTGATAATTTTGAATACGTTTGCGAATTAAAATTTGATGGCCTATCCATTAGCCTTACTTACGAAAACGGCAAACTTTTACGTGCAGTTACCCGTGGCGACGGCACCAAAGGTGATGATGTAACCAATAACGTAAAAACCATTCATACCATCCCACACCAGATCAGATCGGCGGTTGCGCCCGAGCATTTCGAAATCCGCGGGGAAATTTTCATGCACAAAGCGGCCTTTTTACGCTTAAATGCTGCCCGTGAGGAACTTGGTGAGATCCCTTATGCAAACCCTAGAAACTTTGCTTCGGGCACCATCAAAATGCAGGACAGCAAAGAAGTGGCCAAACGGCCCTTAGATGGTTTTATCTATTTCTTATACACCGATAAAAATGAATTTAAAACCCATTGGGAAAGTTTAAATGCAGTAAAAGATTGGGGTTTCCATGTTTGCGAGCATAACCGACTAGTTTCTAACATAGATGCAGTCCTGGAATTTATCCACCATTGGGAAAACGAACGTTTTAAACTAAGTTATGATATCGATGGTATTGTAATTAAGGTGAACAGTTATGCACAACAGCAAGAATTGGGTTTCACCTCCAAATCTCCACGTTGGGCCATTTCATATAAATACAAAGCAGCAGAGGTTGAAACTGTATTAGAAAAAGTAACCTATCAGGTAGGGAGAACAGGTGCAGTTACCGCCGGTTGCCAATTTAAAACCTGTTTTATTGGCCGGCACCACGGTTAA